Below is a genomic region from Microbulbifer sp. ALW1.
TATCCAGATCGTGGTACACCCGCAGAGCATTGTGCACTCCATGGTGCAGTATCTGGATGGGTCGCTGCTGGCACAGATGGGTAACCCGGATATGCGCACGCCCATCGCCCATGCACTGGCATTCCCCGAGCGTATTGACAGTGGCGTCGCCGCGCTGGACCTGATTACTCAGGGCCGGCTGGATTTTGAGGCGCCGGATGAGGCGCGCTTTCCCTGTCTGCGACTGGCTCGAGAAGCCATGGAGGCCGGTGGCAGTGCGCCCACTACCCTGAATGCGGCGAACGAAGTCGCCGTGGATGCATTCCTTGCGGAGGCCATCCCCTTCACTGGTATTGCCCGCTCGATAGAAAAGGTCATGAAAACTACCGAGGTGGTTGAACTGACAGACCTGGAAGCAGTCGAACAGGCTGATCGGAATGCTCGTGAGCGGGCGATGGAAGTACTGAATGAGCTGTACGGCCTGCATCTGGACGAGCAGCGCCCTCAAACGAGATCAATGTAACGCCCATGTTAGATATCTTACAGACAGCAGTCTGGGCCCTGGTGGCCCTCGGTGTCCTGGTGAGCTTTCACGAGTTCGGCCACTTTATCGTGGCGCGCTGGTGTGGCGTCAAGGTGCTGAGATTCTCCGTGGGCTTCGGCCGCCGGCTGTTTTCCCGCTACGATCGTCACGGTACGGAATTTACCATTTCCGCGATTCCCCTCGGTGGCTATGTCAAATTTCTGGACGAGCGCGAAGGGAGTGTGGCGCCCGATGAGCTGGATCAGACGTTCAACCGCAAAAGTGTCTGGGCGCGTATGGCGATTGCCGCGGCGGGTCCATTTGCCAATTTTCTGCTCGCCATAGTGCTCTTCTGGGGCGTGTTTATGGGCGGGACTTCCGGCCCTGTGCCGGTGGTGGATGAGGTGGAGGCCGGTAGCCTGGCCGCCTATGCCGGGCTGGAGTCTGGTCAGGAAATTCTTGCCATCGACGATCAGCCAACGCCCACCTGGCAGGCGCTGAACTGGCAGCTTGCCAACCGACTGGGTGATAGCGGGCATATCAAGTTTTCCGTGCGCTACCCGGATTCCTCCCTTGAATACCACATGTATGCGGATATTGACCGCTGGCTGGCCGGGCAGGAAGTGCCCGATCCTCTGCAGGAAATCGGCGTCAAGTTGTGGGTGCCCTCAGTCGGTATGAAACTGAGCCAGGTGGTGCCCGACAGTCCGGCAGAGCAGGGCGGTTTGCAGGCGGGTGATGAAATTATCGCCAGTGATGGTCGCGAGTTTGACAGCTGGGATGCCTGGACCACTTATATCAAGGCGCGTGCTGAGCAAGCGGTCAGGGTCTCGGTGCTGCGCGATGGCACCGAGTTGGATGTCAGTGTTACCCCGGAAGCCGTGACACTCGAAAATGGCGATGAAATAGGCCGTATCGGTGTGCTGCCGGTGGGTGCCGCCTGGCCGGAAGATCGCGTGCGCCGATATCACTACGGTGTGCTGGGCGCCTTCAG
It encodes:
- the rseP gene encoding RIP metalloprotease RseP, coding for MLDILQTAVWALVALGVLVSFHEFGHFIVARWCGVKVLRFSVGFGRRLFSRYDRHGTEFTISAIPLGGYVKFLDEREGSVAPDELDQTFNRKSVWARMAIAAAGPFANFLLAIVLFWGVFMGGTSGPVPVVDEVEAGSLAAYAGLESGQEILAIDDQPTPTWQALNWQLANRLGDSGHIKFSVRYPDSSLEYHMYADIDRWLAGQEVPDPLQEIGVKLWVPSVGMKLSQVVPDSPAEQGGLQAGDEIIASDGREFDSWDAWTTYIKARAEQAVRVSVLRDGTELDVSVTPEAVTLENGDEIGRIGVLPVGAAWPEDRVRRYHYGVLGAFSKGLEETWSKTVFTLQSLKKLLFGQLSTRNLSGPITIAKVAGTSADAGWQSFLSLLALLSISLGVLNLLPIPVLDGGHLLYYGIEAIKGSPVSEKVQMIGLQVGMAMVLGIMALALYNDILRL